The region GTCATTGCAGACATTACTCCGATAGAATCACTTGTGAATCTAGAATGGGTAAGTCTCTATGACAACGAGATAGAGGACATCTCTCCTCTTGTGAATAATCTAGGAATAGGTTCGGAAGACTTCGTAGACGTAAACAGAAACTATCTCGACCTCACAGAGAATTCAACGGATATGATTGCCATAGGGGAGCTTCAGTCAAGAGGAGTAAACATCAACTACCAGGACCAGAAAACCACTACCTCCGGGTCGTACATAAAATTCAATCCGGGAATCGGCGAGAAGATAAGAAATCTGAACATCGTCTTCTTTACGGAGAACCAATCAACGAGTACGGGAACAGACAACGGTTTCCTGGACATCTCGGGTCTCGAGATAGGTACATGGGAATACATGGCCAAAGTAGAGGCACTTTCTCTTGACGGAGTCAAGTTGTATCTTCTTGAGGGAACCGTAAGCGTTCCCGGAGCAAACATTATTGAACTCTCAACCTTCACAGATCATGCAGACATTACTCTTATTGATGAAAACGGGCTTGAGTTATCTGATTCCAGTATCGTTGCGGCTAGATTCTTCCTCTTAGATTTCTATGATACTCAATCTACGACCTCTTACTCCGAAGTAAAAAAGCTCTATGGAAACATCCCCACAATAGCCATGATCCATTTCATTGAGCTAGGCCAGGGAAGACACTGGTTCACAGAGAATCTACCTATGCCATCACCATGCACATTGTCGCTTGAGAATTGTGCAGCACTGAACTTCATTAGCAGTATTGACCTATACGAAGCGATAGATCTCGGTATAAGTTTCAATTTCAGGAGCAAAGTATCGACGGAGTATCATACATCAGACTTCACAATACGGCTAATGCCCTGCGATACGGTTGGCTATCATTACGGGGTTTGCAGAAACGGAACATGCTACTATTCAAATCTCGAAGGCATACAGCTCACGTCAGGGCAAACAACGGATATGCATGTTCTTGAAGGACTACATATCGAAATTGACGGGATACCCGATGACGCAACCGCGGTAACCATGAACACGGGAATCTATTGGCTCGGTGCTAGATTGAAGGACGCATCTGGATGTCTTGAATGTCAGATTCCTGTAACTATCACACTCTACGATGCGTACGGAAACGTCATTGATCAAGTAGAAGTCTGGAACTGGGATTTCGGTCATGAACTCAACTTGCCCTCGGCAGGAAACTACGAGCTTGTAATCTCCGCCCACCTTATAGATTTTCCGGATTCTGAACTCGAAAACACTTATCTAGTACGAACTCTTCAAATCACCGCGGAATAGAGCAATAACAACTCAAGGGGCGCATGAGAGCGCCCCTTTTATTCAGAATATCTTCGGAACAAAGGACCAACCTTGTCGGAGGAATGAGAAACGTTCACGGCAGACTTGTTCCAGTTGAATG is a window of Mesotoga sp. Brook.08.105.5.1 DNA encoding:
- a CDS encoding leucine-rich repeat domain-containing protein, with amino-acid sequence MNLRSLSLSSNVIADITPIESLVNLEWVSLYDNEIEDISPLVNNLGIGSEDFVDVNRNYLDLTENSTDMIAIGELQSRGVNINYQDQKTTTSGSYIKFNPGIGEKIRNLNIVFFTENQSTSTGTDNGFLDISGLEIGTWEYMAKVEALSLDGVKLYLLEGTVSVPGANIIELSTFTDHADITLIDENGLELSDSSIVAARFFLLDFYDTQSTTSYSEVKKLYGNIPTIAMIHFIELGQGRHWFTENLPMPSPCTLSLENCAALNFISSIDLYEAIDLGISFNFRSKVSTEYHTSDFTIRLMPCDTVGYHYGVCRNGTCYYSNLEGIQLTSGQTTDMHVLEGLHIEIDGIPDDATAVTMNTGIYWLGARLKDASGCLECQIPVTITLYDAYGNVIDQVEVWNWDFGHELNLPSAGNYELVISAHLIDFPDSELENTYLVRTLQITAE